Within Azoarcus sp. DD4, the genomic segment GAAGTGCGGCACCGACAGCACCACCCTTCGTGTCATTCCCAGCGCGGTCAATGCGGTATCCGTCACACCGTGAAAGCCGCCGCCGTCCGGTGACACGATGACGTGATCCAGTTCACAGAACTGCGCCAGCGTCGGGCGCCGCTTCAAGCGGGGATGCCCGGCGCGGCCGGCCAGCACATAGCGCTCGGTGAACATCGACCTGCGCCGCAAAGCGGGCGGCGCTTCCGCGCTGATGTGGAAGGCCAGATCGATGCCGCCCTGCTCGGCCTGCCGCGCCAGCATCGGCGGATTCAGTTCCAGGATCGCCAACCTCGCCGCCGGTGCGGCCGACCGCAGCCCGGCCAGCGCCGGCAGCAGGATCGTGGATTCACCGTAATCCGACGCCGCCACCCGCCAGGTATTGCTGGCCTGTGCGGGATCGAAGGGCGTGGAAGGTGCGACCGCCTGCGCCAGTGCTTGCAGCGCCTGCCGCAGCGGCTCGCGTAATTCATCGGCGCGGGCGGTAGGCCGCATGCCCCGCGGGCCGGGCAGCAGCAGCGGATCGCCGAAGAGTTCCCGCAACTTCGCAAGCTGCACGCTCACCGTTGGCTGCGCCAGATGCAGGCATTCGGCGGCGCGGGTGACGTTGTGCTCGGTCAGCAAGGTGTCGAGCGTAACCAGCAGGTTCAGGTCGAGACGGCTTAGCGAATTGCTCATGGCAATACCAGATATTCGAGGAATTCATTTCAAGAATATCTCAGGCACACCTATCGTGCGCTCATTCCCTGACGGAGCCCCCAGCCATGAACGTCCTTCTCGTCTATGCCCACCCCGAACCACAGTCCTTGAACGGCTCGCTCAAGGACTTCGCCGTCCAGCGTCTGGAGCGTGCAGGCCATCGCGTTGCGGTGTCCGACCTGTACGCCATGAAGTGGAAGGCGTCCCTGGATGCGGATGACAATACCGCGCGGCAGGCCGACACGCGCTTCGACCCGTCCCTGGATTCCATGCAGGCGTTCCGGAACGGCACCCAGAGTCCGGACATCCTGCGCGAGCAGGACAAGCTGCGCTGGGCGGACGCTGTCATCCTGCAATTCCCGCTGTGGTGGTTCTCGATGCCGGCCCTGCTCAAGGGCTGGGTCGAACGCGTGTATGCCTACGGCTTCGCCTATGGCGTGGGCGAGCATTCCGACACGCACTGGGGCGACCGCTACGGCGAAGGCACGCTGGCCGGCAAGCGCGCCATGCTGGTGGTCACGACCGGCGGCTGGATGTCGCACTACGAGCCACGCGGCATCAACGGGCCGATCGACGACATCCTGTTCCCCATCCAGCACGGCATCCTGTTCTATCCCGGCTTCGACGTGCTGCCGCCGCATGTGATCTACCGGACCAGCCGAATCGACGAGGCAGCGTTCCCGACGGTGTGCGCGGCGCTCGGCCAGCGGCTGGACGATCTGTGGAGCACGGCGCCCATTCCTTTCCGCCGGCAGAACGCCGGCGACTACCTCGTTCCGGAATTGACGCTACGGCCCGAGCTTGCACCGGGCCAGTCCGGTTTCCACATCCATCTCTCATGACCGAGCGGACGTCGGGATGGCGCCTCCTCAATCGCCGCCAATCCGGTAAACCCGCGCCTCGAACGGCCGCAGCCGCAGCGCCCGCAGTTCGCCATGCGCTTCGACCGGGTAGTTGGCCAGCAGCAGGCCGTCACCGTGCAGTGCGAAGCCGCGGTGGCGGTAGTGCGCGGGGCTGGGGCTGAGATTGCAGATGACGGCAAAGCGCACGCCCTCGTGTACGCGCAGGTAGGCGTAGATCTGCCGATGCGTCTTCAGCAGCGGGCGGTAACGGCCATGAATCAGCGCCGGCTCGGCCGCACGCAGGGCGATCATTTCCCGATAGAAGTTGAGCACCGAGCGCGGATCGGCCTGCTCGCGCGCGACGTTCCATTCGGGATAGTCGGGATTCAGCGGCAACCACGGCGTGCCGGTGGTGAAGCCGGCATTGGGGCCGTCGTCCCAGGGCATCGGTGTGCGCGAGTTGTCGCGCGCGGTGATGGCCATCTCGGCGAGGATGTCGGCGTCGTCCATGCCGTCGGCGCGCATCTGGGCGATGCGGTTCTGCGCGTAGCGGTCCTGGAAGTCGGCCAGGCTGGCGAAGCGGGTGTTGGCCATGCCCAACTCCTGGCCCTGGTAGAGATAGGGCGTGCCCTGCATCAGGAAGTACATCGCCGCCAGCGCGGTGGCGCTTTCGTTGCGGTAGCGTTCGGGATCGCCCCAGCGCGACACCACCCGTGGCAGGTCGTGGTTTTCCAGGTAGAGCGCATTCCAGCCGCGCCCGGCGAGCGCTTTCTGCCAGCGGCTGAGGATGGTCTTGAGCGCACGCACGTCGAGTGCCGCGCGCGGCTGGCTGGACCACAGGTTCCAGTGCTCGAAGTGGATCAGCATGTCGAGCCGGCCGCGCCCGGCGGCGTTGTCCTCGCCCACCCAAGGTGGCGCGTCGGAGGCGGAAACGCCGTTGGCTTCGCCCACCGTCATGATGTCGTAGCGGTGAAAGACATCGCGGTCGAGCTGGTCGATGTAGTCGAGCAGGCCGGGCACGCACATGTGCTGGCCGTAGGCCGGCGCGCAGGCCAGCCCCAGCGGGTTGGGCGCATCCGGCAGCCCCGGCGCCTTCTTGAAGTGGGTGACGGCATCGAGCCGGAATCCGTCCACGCCCTTGTCCAGCCACCAGCGCGCCATCTCGCACAGCGCCTCGCGCACCGCGGGGTTGTCCCAGTTGAGGTCGGGCTGGCGGGCGGTGAAGAGGTGCAGGTAGTACTGGCCGCTGGCCTCGTCGTACTGCCAGGCCGGCCCCTTGAAGATGCTCTCCCAGTTGTTGGGTGGTCCGCCATCGCGGCCGTCGCGCCAGATGTACCAGTCGCGCCTGGGGCTGTTGCGCCCGGCGCGCGATTCGAGGAACCAGGGGTGCTGGTCGCTGCTGTGGTTGAGCACCAGGTCGAGGACCAGGCGCATGCCGCGGCGATGCAGTTCGGCGAGCAGGCGGTCGAAGTCGGCCATGCTGCCGTACATCGGGTCGATGTCGCGGTAGTCGCTGATGTCGTAGCCGTTGTCGTCGTCCGGCGAGCGGTACACCGGGCACAGCCAGATCACCGTCACGCCCAGCCACTGCAGGTAGTCGAGCCGCTGGAGGATGCCGGGGATGTCGCCGATGCCGTCGCCGTCGGCATCCATGAAGCTGCGCGGGTAAAGCTGGTAGACCACCGCCTCGCGCCACCATCGCTTTTGCATGATCGGCCTCCGCCGCCGCTCCCCGCCGGACGCGGGGGCGCGTATGCTGTCATCAGACCGTGACAGGATACGCGCCCCCGCGCCGCACGGCCGTTGCACACTGCATGAACCGGGGCAAGACAAACGGGAGACGAATAATGAAAGCGACAGGCATGAAGCTGCGCGGCGTCAATCTCGGAAGCTGGCTGCTGCTGGAAAAATGGATGGTGCCCAGCTTGTTCGAAGGTCTGGAGGCCACCGACGAAACCACCTGGTGCGCCGAGCTCGGCAGCGCCGCCACCGACAAGCTGCGACGCCACTGGAACAGCTTCGTCACCCGCGACGATTTCGCCTGGCTGGCCGAACGCGGCATCAACGCCGTGCGCATTCCGGTCGGCCACTGGATTTTCGGCCCCGGCTACCCCTATCACCCGAAATACGGCAGCAACCCGCATCCCTTCGTCACCGGCGGCATCGAGGTGCTGGACCGCGCGATGGACTGGGCGCGCGAATTCGGCCTGCACGTGGTGCTGGACCTGCACGCCGCGCCCGGCTGCCAGAACGGTTTCGACAACGGCGGCATCATGGGCGTGTGCGAATGGCACACCAAGCCGGAATACCTGGAGCATGCGCTCGACGTGCTCGAACGCCTTGCCGAACGTTACCGCGCCCACCCCGCGCTGCACGCCATCGAAGCGCTCAACGAGCCGCGCTGGGACGTGCCGACCGACTACCTCAAGGCCTATTACCTGGCCGCCTACGCGCGCATCCGCAAGCACTGCCCGCCCGAGCGCGTGGCGGTGGTGTTCCACGACGGTTTCCGCTCCTTCCGCGAATACCTCGGCTTCATGCAGGAGCCGGAATACCGCAACGTGATCTTCGACATCCACCGCTACCAGTGCTTCGATCGCGCCGAGATCGACATGGACATCTACGGCCACATCCGCAAGGCTACCGGCGAGTGGAAGCAGGAGGCGGACGAGATCATCACCGAACTCGGCCTGCCCACCTTCTGCGGCGAATGGAGTCTGGGGCTGGACCTGCGCGTCGTATCGCTGTGGGCCGAAGGGCCGTTCAACCACGCGCTGGAGTACATGGATGACTTCCAGCAGAACGTCGCCACCCGCGGCTATGCCGCCGGCCAGCTGGCGACCTTCGAGAAATACCTCGGCTGGTTCTTCTGGAGCTACAAGACGGAGACCACGCCGGCCTGGTGCTTCCGCGACAGCGTCGAACGCGGCTGGCTGCCGTCAGACTTCCGGTAGCGCCGGCTCTTCTTCGGCCCGGGGGAGCGGCTGCGCCTCCCGGTGCCGCTTGAGCACCAGCTTGCGGTCGTAGAAGTGGAACAGGCCGTTGTGCAGGCTGATGTTGAGCAGGGTGGAATTGGGCAGTTCGTGGTGCAACATTTCCATGGTGCACACCTCGTCCTTGAGGTCGAAGGCGTCGGTGGCTTCCTCGATGAACACCCAGCCCGGCTGCTGCAGGAAGAGCCGCGCCATGCCCAGGCGCTGCTGCGCCCGCAGCGGCAGGCTGCGGCCCCAGTCCTCGCTGTCGTCCAGGCGCGGCGCCAGCCAGGCGATGCCGGCGCATTCCAGCGAGCGATGCAGGCAGGCGGTGCTGTAGTGGTCCGCCTCATGCGGATAGCTCAGCACCGAACGCAGCGTGCCTTCCGGCAGGAAGGGGCGCTGCGGCAGGAACATCATGTCGCGCCCCTCGGGCAGGCTGATCTCGCCCTGCCCCCACGGCCACAGGCCGGCCACCGCCTTGAACAGGCTGATCGACACCCCCGGATCGCCGGTGATGAGGATGCGCTCGCCGCGCCGCACATGCAGGTCGAAATCTTCCAGCAGCAGCTGGCCGCTCGGCGTCGTCAGCCGCAGCTTGCGGATGCTGAGCTCGGGATGGTGGGAATGGCAGAGCTGGATGTGCTCGCCACCGCTGTGGTTGCTCCAGCCGCCCTGCTCCAGCGCCTCCATGTCCTGGTAGAGCGCGACGATGCGGTCGATGGAGGCGCGGCAGCGGGCGAGATCGCCGAGGTTGTCCACCGGCCAGGACAGGGCCGAGGTCAGGCGCTGGAAGGCCTGCGCTGCCTGCATCAGCAGGCCCAGGCTCATCGCCCCGGCGATGTACTGGGGCGCCGCGATCAGGATGGGGAAGACCGGCAGCAGCGTGCCGTAGCCGGTGGAAAACGAGACGATGCCCAGGTAAGCCACGGTCTGCAGGTTCCAGCCGCGCCCCACCTCGGCGAACAGGCGGTCGGCGCCCCGCCGCTCGTAGCGCTCGCCATGCATCAGCGCGATCGCCTCGGAATGTTCGCGCGCGCGTGCCAGACCGTAGCGGAAATTCGCCTCGACCGCCTGCAGCCGGTTGGTGGTACGGATCAGAGGCCGACCCAGCATCAGCCCCAGCACCGTGCCGACGCCGGCATAGATGAAGGCCATCACCACCAGGTAGCCCGGCACCGCCAGGGTGGTGCCGGGCACCGTGGCGGTGCCCGAGACTTCGAGCAGGATATCGATGAAGGAGCCGAGGATGAGCAGCGAAAACAGCAGCGAGTGCGCCAGCGTGATCGCCATCTCGGTGGCGATGCGGATGTCTTCGGCGATGCGGCCGTCGGGGTTGTCGTGGTCGCCGTCGGAATAATGCAGGCGATAGAGGTGGGCGTGCGCCATCCAGCCATCGAGCAGGCGGCTGGTCATCCATCGTCGCCAGTCGAGCTGCACCCAGCGCTTGACGTACAGATGCACCGCGGTGACCAGCATCGTCAGTCCGAAGATCAGCAGGAAGATCAGCGCCTGCCGCAGCAGGTCCGACAACGAGCGCGCCTCGAGCGCGTCGAACAGTTCGCGGTGCCAGTAGCTGATCCAGATGGCAAGGGCCACCTGCGCCATCGTCAACAGGACGAGCAGCATCACCTGGCCACGCACGATCCACTTGCGGTCGCTGCGCCAGTACGGCGCAACGAGCAGCCGGAACTGCAGGACCAGTTGCGACATACGACTCGGGGATGATGGGCTGGTCGCTTGCATGATGGCCTAATCTACACTGCCGGCGGGCGACGCCGCCAGCGGCGGCGCACCGCAGCTTCGCGGCGGGGGGCCATCCCTCCGCCGCAGCCGGAAGGCTTGTCGATGACATCGGCGTGCACGAGGTATGCGCCGGCCATGTGCTCTTCAGGCCAGGGCGAACCGCTGCCCGCCGTGCGGCGAACAGTCGGCAGGCGCGACCGGAGTCGGCCGAAGTACGCCGCCGGTATGTTCATGGCTGCCCTGCCCTTCGCAAACGTGTCGCTACGAATGTCAGACTAGTCCACCGCCACGGCGGATTAGCGGTCGTAGTTCCTCGTCGCCCGCAAGTTGCAGGCGGTGAGGGCACGCCGCGGTGGCCGGCTGCGGCGCGGGCACCTTCACAAAGCGCTCACACTCGGCGCCCTACAATCGCTCGCCGATGCTAGCCACCACCTCCATCCTCACCGACCGCCCCGCCGCCGACCGCACGCTGGCGCGGGTCTTCTTCGCCTGCGTGGCGCTGGTGACCGCCTATCGGCTGGTGGCGCTCGGCCGGCTGGATCTCGACCCCTATGTAGACGAGGCCTACTACCGGGGCTGGGCGCAGGCGCTGGACTGGGGCTACTACTCCAAGCCGCCGCTGATCGCCGCCCTGCTGGCGCTGTCCGAAAGCCTGTTCGGCGATACGCTCTTCGCGCTCAAGGCGCCCTCGCTCATCCTCTACCCGGCCACCGCGCTGCTCATCCACCGGCTAGGCTGCACGCTGTTCGATGCCCGCGTCGGGTTATGGGCGGGGCTGGCTTTCCTGACGCTGCCGGCGGTCTCGGCGCTCGGCCTGTTCGCCAGCACCGACGCACCGCTGCTGTTCTGCTGGGCGCTCGGCCTGCTGCTGCTGTGGCACGCTCTGGAACAGGGCAGGCTCGGTCAGTGGCTGGGCGTCGGCCTGATCGCCGGGCTGGGGCTGATGTCGAAGTACACGATGATCGCCTTCGTCGGCACGACCTTCCTCGCCCTGCTGGCGCACCCGGCCGGCCGCCGCCAGATCCTGCGGCCGGCGCCGTGGGCCGGGCTGCTGCTGACTGCGGCGATCTTCGCGCCCAACCTGTGGTGGAACTGGCGGCACGGCTTCCCGACCTTCCAGCACACCGCCGAGATCACCCGCGTCGGCGCGCGCGGCTGGCACCCGGAAGAACTGGGCGAATTCCTCGCGGCCCAGTGGTTGTCCTTCGGTCCGCTGCTGGGCCTGGGCCTGCTGTTGCCTATGCTGAAGCCGCAGCGGCTGTGGGCCGAGCCGCGGCTGCGCTTCCTGCTGATCTTCGTGCTGCCGCTGTTCGCAGTGGTCTGCGCACAGGCGCTCACCGGCCGCGCCAACGGCAACTGGGCCGCGCCCGTCTTCGTCGCGGCGAGCGTGCTGGTGGCTGCGGACGCCGCCCCGGGCGGGCGCCGCCGCCTGCTGCTGGCTGCGATCGCGCTCAATGTGGCACTCGGCCTCGGCCTCTACCACTGGCAGGACATCCTCGCCGCCGCCGGCAAGCCACTGAGCGGGCGCAGCGACCCCTACAAGCGCGCCCGCGGCTGGAGCGAGATGGTGCAGGCAGTGGCCCCGCGGCTGGAAGCGCAGCGCGCCATCGCGCCGGACACCATCCTCATGGGCGACGACCGCGAGCTGCTGGCCCAGCTCATCTACGGCCTGCGCCCGGCGCGTTACGCGCGCTGGCAGGCGGACCCGCACATCGTCGATCACTACGGCCTGACCGCGCCGCTCACCGCGGCCGACACCGGCCCGGTGCTGTTCGTCTCGATACGGCGCGACGCTGCCGCGCTGGCCGAGGTGACGCAGCGTTTCGACTCCGCCGAACACCTCGGCGACATCGACGTGGCGCTGTATCCGGATTTTCACAGAAGGGCGTCAATATGGCTGCTGAAGGGCTTCAAGGGCTACTGAACGAATCCGGCATGAGCATCGCGCTATCGACCCCCACCCGCCGGCTGCGCGCCTGGCTGGACATGCACCTGGTGGATCACGGCGCCATCCGCGCGGTGTACAACAACTTCCACGCCCTGGGCGGCGGCATGTACCGCTGCAGCCAGCCCAGCCCGGCGCAGATCCGCCGCTACCACGTCCGCCACGGTATCCGCAGCATCGTCAACCTGCGCGGGGTACACGACTACGGCTCCTACTTCTACGAGGAAGAAGCCTGCGCCCGGCTCGGCATCGAACTCCACAGCGTCAAGCTCTACTCGCGCACGCCGCCCTCGGTGGCAGAGATCCACCGCATGCGCGAACTCTACGCCCGGCTGGAATACCCGGCGCTGCTGCACTGCAAGTCGGGCGCCGACCGCGCCGGCCTGGGCGCCGCGCTGTTCCGCATCCTGCAGCTGGGCCACCCTGTGCGCGAGGCGATGCGCGAGCTGTCGTGGAAATACGGCCACTCCAGGCGCGCCCGCACCGGCATCCTCGACTTCTTCTTCGCCAGCTACCTTGCGTGCGATGCCCGCCGGCCGATCGCCTTCATCGACTGGGTGGACACGATGTACGACGAGAAGGCGCTGAAAGCCGCCTTCCGCGACGACGGCTGGGCCAGCGTGGTGGTCGACAAGGTACTGCACCGCGAATGACGGACTCCCTCGCGCTTTACCGCCGGCTGCTCGGCAGCCTGCGCCCCTACCGCGGCGTGGTGGCGCTATCGCTGCTGGCGATGGTGGCCGCCGCCGCGCTGGAGCCAGTGCTGCCCGCGCTGTTGAAGCCGCTGGTCGACGACAGCCTGATCGCCCGCAGCGCCACCGCCCAGTGGCAGGTGCCGCTGCTGCTGATGGCTGCCTTCCTCGGCAAGGGCATCGCCGAATACGTCGCCAGCGTGGCCAGCCAGTGGATCGCCAACAAGGCCATCACCGACCTGCGCCGCCAGGTCTTCCATCACCAGTTGCAACTGCCGCTGGCGGTACACCAGGCCGAAGCCGGCGGCCGCATGCTGTCGCGCATCCTCTACGACATTCCTCAGGTGGGCGCGGCGCTGTCCAATGCCTGGATCGTGGTGATCCGCGACGCCTGCATCATCGCCGGGCTGATCGGCTATCTCGTCTACACCGCCTGGGAGCTGACGCTGCTGATCGTCGCCGTCGCACCGCTGGTCGCCTGGCTGGTGCGGGTCGCCAGCCGCAAGCTGCGCGGCACCAACCGCGAGATGCAGGCCACGACCGGGCAGGTCACCGGCGCGGTGGAAGAATCGCTCGCCGGCATCCGCGAGATCAAACTCTTCGGCAGCCACGACATCGAAGACGCCCGCTTCGCCGCGCTGACCGAACGCCTGCGCAAGCAGACCATGCGCAGCGTGCGCGTGGCCGCCGCCAATGCGCCGCTGGTGCAGATCCTCGCCGCCGCCGCGGTGTCGGCGGTGATCTGGGTGGCTTCGCTGCTGTCGGCCGACAATCGCCTGACGCCGGGCGAGTTCGTCGCCTTCGTCACCGCGATGGCGATGCTGTTCGAACCCATCCGCCGGCTGACCAACATCAACGCGGTGATCCAGCGCGGCCTGGCCGGTGCGCAAAGCCTGTTCGAACTGCTCGACACGCCGGTGGAAGCAGACAGCGCCGGCCCCGCGCGCGCGCCGGCACGCGGCGAACTGCGGCTGGAAGGCGTGTGCTTCCGCTACCCCGGCCAGGATGCCGCAGCGCTCGCCGACATCAGCCTGATGATACGTCCCGGCGAAACGGTGGCGCTGGTGGGCGCCTCCGGCAGCGGCAAGAGCACGCTGGTGAACCTGATCGCGCGCTTTTTCGATCCGCAGCAGGGCCGCATCCTGCTCGACGGCGAGCCGCTCGCCGACCTCCCGCTGGCATGGCTGCGCCGCCAGATCGCCTGGGTCGGCCAGCAGGTGGTGCTGTTCGACGATACCGTCGCCGCCAACATCGCCTACGGCCGGCCGGATGCGCCACGCGCCGCCATCGAGGCTGCCGCCCGCGCTGCCCACGCCTGGGACTTCATCGCCGCACTGCCGCAGGGGCTGGACAGCCGCATCGGCCACGACGGCGACCAGCTCTCCGGCGGCCAGCGCCAGCGCATCGCCATCGCCCGCGCCTTCCTGCGCGATGCGCCCATCCTGCTGCTGGACGAGGCCACCTCGGCGCTGGACAACGCTTCCGAGCGCGCGGTGAAGGACGCACTCGACCGCCTGCGCCGCCAGCGCACGACGCTGGTGATCGCCCACCGCCTGTCCACCGTGCGCGACGCCGACCGCATCGTGGTGATGGCGCAGGGCCGCATCGTCGAGAGCGGCTGTCACGCCGAGCTGGCCGCGGCCGGCGGCGCCTATGCCGGGCTGCTGGCAAGTCCGGCGGAGTTCGCCGCCGCCCCGCGAACACAGGAGGCGGCGCAGGCAGCATGAACCCCGTCGCCCTCTACTTCGTCGCCTCGCCGCTGCAGTACCTCGCCGCGCGCCGCATCGCCGCCAGCTTCGAAGCCGGCAGCCGGCAGGTGCTGGTGTGGTACAAGCACGGCGTCGCCAGCATCGTCCGGCCGGAAGAATGGGATGCGGCCAGCTTCATGCCCTGGCCGCGCTGGGAGCCGCTGCCCGGCCCCTGCGGCCGCCATCGCCGGCTGCGCGCCAACATCCGGCTGGTGGCGCAACTGGTCGGCCGCTGCGACGACATCCGCATCCACAGCGCGGTGTTCGACACCGAGGCGATCAACTACTTCCTGCGAGCGCTGCCGCCGGCCTGCGGCGCCCGCCGCATGCGCGCCCGCATCCTGCCCGACGGCATCATCAGCACCCGGCGCTATCCCCTGAGCCTCGCCAGACGCCTCGCCCAGTACGGCCGCAAGCTGCGCCGGCTGGCGGCACCGGAACTCGACTACTGGTGCTTCGGCGGCGACCGCATCGGTTCGGACGCGCCCTTCTGCGACCGCATCTACGTATTGCCCGGCCTGCCGCACGAATACCCGGCGGACAAGGTGGCGGTGCTACCGCCGCTGGTCGAAGCGACAGTCGGCGGCGATGAGGAAGCGGGCGGGGCACGCCGCGCCCTGGTCATCGGCCAGCCGCTCACCGGCTTCGGCCTGATGTCCGCCGCCGACCTCGCCGCCGTCACCGCCGAGATCCGCGCCCGGCTGACGGCGCTCGACATCGGCCAGGTCGACTACAAGCCTCATCCCAAGGACGGGAAGCGCGAACTCTGCCACCCGGACTACCGGACCATCGCCCCGGCCGAGCCGCTGGAGCGCTTCATGGCCGGCCGCCGCTACGATGCGGTGATCGGCGTGCGCTCGTCGGCGCTGCTCTTCGCCCGCCAGCTCTACGGCCCCGACACCGCGGTGGAAGCCTGCGGCTGGTCGCGCATCCGTTTCAAGTCCGCGGCCGAGAAGGACGACATGGCACGCAGCTTCGCCGCGGTCGGCGTGGAGATCCGTTCTTGAGGATGCCGGCCGCGACCAGTACGCAGTCCGCCCTCGCACCGCCCTTGCTGCGCCGGTTCTGCAACTACGCGGTGTTGATCGCCTTCGCCGGCCTCGTCACCCTGCGCGGCCCCTTCAGCCCCGGCAGCATGGGCGCGCTGCTGGCCTGCAGCGGCATCGTGCTGGCGCTGCGCGAACGCCATCTGGACGCCGACGATCTGCGCGTCGGCGCGCTCTTTCTCGTCCTGCCGCTCTACACCGCGCTCAACCTGGCCCTCACCGGCTGGGATGCCGAACTGCTCGACAAGCCCGGCCGCATGCTGCTCGGCTTCTTCATCTATCTGGCGATCAGCCGGATCGGCCTCGATGCGCGCCACCTGCGCCTCGGCGTGCTGATCGGCTGCCTCGCCGCGGCGGCGCTGGCGGCCTGGCAGCTGTACGGCCTCGGCTACGAGCGCGCCAGCGGCACGATGAACGCCATTCCCTTCGGCAACGATGCGCTGCTGCTCGGCTTCCTGGCCCTGGCCGGCTGGGTGGCGAGGCCGCCCGCCGCCCGCCGCCCCGGTCTGGCCACGCTCACCGCACTCGCCGCGGCCGCTGCACTGTACGCCTCCTTCGCCTCCGGCAGCCGCGGCGGCTGGGTATGCATCCCGGTGCTGGCCTGGCTGTTGAGCCTGGGCGCCGCCGGGCTCCGGCCCGGCCTGCGGCTGGCGGTCGCCGCCGCCGGTCTCGCCCTGCTCGCCGTGGCCGCGGCCACGCCGGCCATCAACGAGCGCACCCTGGCGGAATTCGACAGCCTGCACCGCCTGTGGAGCACATTCCCGGCCGAGGCCGCCGGCACGGCGCTGTCTTCCATCGGCACCCGCCTCCATCTGTACCGTCTCGGGCTCGATGCCTTCCTCGCCCATCCGCTGCTCGGCATCGGTTTCGCCAATCTCCACGACTGGCTCGCGGCCGGTGCCGCCGCCGGTACGGTCAATCCCTCGGTGCTGCATTACACCCACCTGCACTCGGCCCCGATCGACATGGCCGCCCGCGGCGGCGTGCTCGGGCTGGCCGCGCTGGCGGCCTGCGTGCTCGGCTTCCTGCGCTACTTCCACCGCGCGCTTGCCGCCACCGACGCCGACAGCCGCTATTTCGCACTCGTCGGTCTGCTCGCCACCGCTGCGGCGGCGATGTTTTCGCTCACAAACGTGTTTTTTCCCGCGATCGCCGGCACCAACATCCTGATAATGAGCCTGGCAGTCCCGGCCGGCGCGCTCGCTCACCGCCAGCGCCAGCGCCCCATCCAGGCAGTCGGACAGCGAACATGAACAGCGAAACACCCCAAGGCATCGCCGCATTGCGCCGCGCAGTGGCAGGGCAGCGAGTGGTCGTCGTCGGCAACAGCGAAAGCCAGTTCGGCCAGTCGCTCGGCACGGTCATCGACGGCTACGACCGGGTGGTACGGATGAACCTCGGCCTGGTGCGCGATCCCCGCCACCAGGGCAGCCGGACCGACATCGTGCTGACTTCCACCGACAAGCTCGACGCCGCGACCATCCGCAGCGCCTACCGGCCCGAGTGGGTGATGTGGGCCACGCCCAAGCGCGAGAAGATGCCCGACCTCACCGCCTTCGGCGACCGCCTGGTGATGCATCCGCTCGACATCTGGGAAGGGCTCTACCGCCGCATCGCGCCGGCGCGCCCCTCCACCGGGCTGATCGCGCTCAACTTCTTCCGCAACCACTGCGACTGCGCCGAGCTGGCCTTTGCCGGCTTCGACTTCTTCGCCAGCGGCACCTTCTACAACCGCCGCTTCTTCGGTCTTTTCAAACATCCGCGCAAGGCCTCGAAGCCGCACGACGGCGACGCCGAAGCACGCCTGGTAGGCGAGATGATCGCCGCCGGCGGCTTGCGCAAACTCGCAACGGGGGCTTGATCATGCGTCGCCTGCACCGTG encodes:
- a CDS encoding tyrosine-protein phosphatase, yielding MSIALSTPTRRLRAWLDMHLVDHGAIRAVYNNFHALGGGMYRCSQPSPAQIRRYHVRHGIRSIVNLRGVHDYGSYFYEEEACARLGIELHSVKLYSRTPPSVAEIHRMRELYARLEYPALLHCKSGADRAGLGAALFRILQLGHPVREAMRELSWKYGHSRRARTGILDFFFASYLACDARRPIAFIDWVDTMYDEKALKAAFRDDGWASVVVDKVLHRE
- a CDS encoding polysialyltransferase family glycosyltransferase, with the translated sequence MNPVALYFVASPLQYLAARRIAASFEAGSRQVLVWYKHGVASIVRPEEWDAASFMPWPRWEPLPGPCGRHRRLRANIRLVAQLVGRCDDIRIHSAVFDTEAINYFLRALPPACGARRMRARILPDGIISTRRYPLSLARRLAQYGRKLRRLAAPELDYWCFGGDRIGSDAPFCDRIYVLPGLPHEYPADKVAVLPPLVEATVGGDEEAGGARRALVIGQPLTGFGLMSAADLAAVTAEIRARLTALDIGQVDYKPHPKDGKRELCHPDYRTIAPAEPLERFMAGRRYDAVIGVRSSALLFARQLYGPDTAVEACGWSRIRFKSAAEKDDMARSFAAVGVEIRS
- the msbA gene encoding lipid A export permease/ATP-binding protein MsbA, coding for MTDSLALYRRLLGSLRPYRGVVALSLLAMVAAAALEPVLPALLKPLVDDSLIARSATAQWQVPLLLMAAFLGKGIAEYVASVASQWIANKAITDLRRQVFHHQLQLPLAVHQAEAGGRMLSRILYDIPQVGAALSNAWIVVIRDACIIAGLIGYLVYTAWELTLLIVAVAPLVAWLVRVASRKLRGTNREMQATTGQVTGAVEESLAGIREIKLFGSHDIEDARFAALTERLRKQTMRSVRVAAANAPLVQILAAAAVSAVIWVASLLSADNRLTPGEFVAFVTAMAMLFEPIRRLTNINAVIQRGLAGAQSLFELLDTPVEADSAGPARAPARGELRLEGVCFRYPGQDAAALADISLMIRPGETVALVGASGSGKSTLVNLIARFFDPQQGRILLDGEPLADLPLAWLRRQIAWVGQQVVLFDDTVAANIAYGRPDAPRAAIEAAARAAHAWDFIAALPQGLDSRIGHDGDQLSGGQRQRIAIARAFLRDAPILLLDEATSALDNASERAVKDALDRLRRQRTTLVIAHRLSTVRDADRIVVMAQGRIVESGCHAELAAAGGAYAGLLASPAEFAAAPRTQEAAQAA
- a CDS encoding glycosyltransferase family 39 protein, encoding MLATTSILTDRPAADRTLARVFFACVALVTAYRLVALGRLDLDPYVDEAYYRGWAQALDWGYYSKPPLIAALLALSESLFGDTLFALKAPSLILYPATALLIHRLGCTLFDARVGLWAGLAFLTLPAVSALGLFASTDAPLLFCWALGLLLLWHALEQGRLGQWLGVGLIAGLGLMSKYTMIAFVGTTFLALLAHPAGRRQILRPAPWAGLLLTAAIFAPNLWWNWRHGFPTFQHTAEITRVGARGWHPEELGEFLAAQWLSFGPLLGLGLLLPMLKPQRLWAEPRLRFLLIFVLPLFAVVCAQALTGRANGNWAAPVFVAASVLVAADAAPGGRRRLLLAAIALNVALGLGLYHWQDILAAAGKPLSGRSDPYKRARGWSEMVQAVAPRLEAQRAIAPDTILMGDDRELLAQLIYGLRPARYARWQADPHIVDHYGLTAPLTAADTGPVLFVSIRRDAAALAEVTQRFDSAEHLGDIDVALYPDFHRRASIWLLKGFKGY
- a CDS encoding O-antigen ligase, whose product is MPAATSTQSALAPPLLRRFCNYAVLIAFAGLVTLRGPFSPGSMGALLACSGIVLALRERHLDADDLRVGALFLVLPLYTALNLALTGWDAELLDKPGRMLLGFFIYLAISRIGLDARHLRLGVLIGCLAAAALAAWQLYGLGYERASGTMNAIPFGNDALLLGFLALAGWVARPPAARRPGLATLTALAAAAALYASFASGSRGGWVCIPVLAWLLSLGAAGLRPGLRLAVAAAGLALLAVAAATPAINERTLAEFDSLHRLWSTFPAEAAGTALSSIGTRLHLYRLGLDAFLAHPLLGIGFANLHDWLAAGAAAGTVNPSVLHYTHLHSAPIDMAARGGVLGLAALAACVLGFLRYFHRALAATDADSRYFALVGLLATAAAAMFSLTNVFFPAIAGTNILIMSLAVPAGALAHRQRQRPIQAVGQRT